Proteins found in one bacterium genomic segment:
- a CDS encoding enoyl-CoA hydratase-related protein: protein MADFETILYDKGGAVLTITLNRPDRYNALTEQMHKELSAALKEAAADQGVRAVILTGAGKAFCSGQDLKEIKDQPGRNLGDSLRKNYNPNILRIRQLEKPVICALNGVAAGAGMSVALACDVIIAAESASMIQSFVNIGLVPDSGSTWFLAQQVGYYRAFEITSSGRKLNAAELKELGLVHEVVSETNLLPRARELAAHYAAAPTKAIGLIKRGLHRMFTSDLPAALEYEAYLQEIASQSEDYREGVVAFNEKRKAVFKGA from the coding sequence GTGGCGGACTTCGAGACAATCCTGTACGACAAAGGCGGCGCGGTGCTGACGATCACACTGAACCGCCCCGACCGCTACAACGCGCTCACGGAGCAGATGCATAAGGAACTGAGCGCGGCCTTAAAAGAAGCGGCGGCGGATCAGGGCGTGCGTGCAGTAATTCTCACCGGAGCGGGCAAGGCCTTTTGCAGCGGACAGGACCTGAAGGAGATCAAGGATCAGCCGGGCCGCAATCTGGGCGATTCGCTGCGCAAAAACTACAATCCGAATATTCTGCGCATCCGGCAGCTTGAAAAACCGGTGATTTGTGCGTTGAACGGCGTGGCGGCGGGCGCAGGGATGAGCGTTGCACTGGCCTGCGACGTGATTATCGCCGCCGAATCGGCAAGCATGATACAGTCCTTTGTCAATATCGGCCTGGTGCCGGATTCAGGTTCGACATGGTTCCTTGCGCAACAGGTCGGTTACTATCGCGCCTTCGAAATCACCTCCAGCGGTCGCAAATTGAACGCGGCGGAACTGAAGGAATTGGGATTAGTACACGAGGTGGTGTCCGAAACCAATCTGCTGCCCCGTGCGCGCGAACTTGCCGCGCATTACGCCGCCGCACCGACGAAGGCGATTGGTCTGATCAAGCGCGGCCTTCATCGCATGTTCACCTCCGACTTGCCCGCCGCGCTGGAGTATGAAGCTTACTTGCAGGAGATCGCGTCGCAATCGGAAGATTACCGCGAGGGCGTCGTGGCCTTCAACGAAAAGCGCAAGGCGGTGTTCAAGGGCGCGTGA
- a CDS encoding aldehyde dehydrogenase family protein, whose protein sequence is MTTLTPIQEKKATDTVYSNLIGGKRVPAKSGRTLPITNPATGESLGTCPASDAADVDAAVKVARNALDGKWGRMAPGQRTKLLFRAAQLLDERAAELAEIESRNNGKVVAHVMGEIKQAVEDLEFFAGAVTKVSGSVPPLHGAFFGYTVKEPVGVVGAITPWNYPLMLEVWKLAPALAAGCTVVLKPSELTPITANLLAEILLEAGIPEGVVNVVHGLGAEAGAALVSHPDVDKITFTGGTVTGRAIMREAAATMKRLTLELGGKSPAIVCEDAVFEDALYGSLFSIFYSAGQSCEARSRIYVHESIYDKFVDRFVSAAQALKVGDPMDKATHIGALVSPERMALMDSFVEAARRDGGRILTGGHRLTEGPLARGNFYAPTVIDNLPESSRCVQEEIFGPIAVISKWTNDEEVIGMANGVIYGLAAAVWTQNLNRAQKFVRAIRSGIVAVNTFATALPGLPFGGYKQSGFGRELSLETMEAYLETKTVLIGASGKPVNPFGLKA, encoded by the coding sequence ATGACCACCTTAACACCGATTCAAGAAAAAAAAGCTACCGATACCGTCTATTCCAATCTGATCGGCGGCAAGCGCGTTCCGGCCAAATCAGGGCGAACGCTTCCCATTACCAACCCCGCCACGGGAGAATCCCTCGGCACGTGTCCGGCCTCGGATGCGGCGGATGTGGATGCCGCGGTGAAGGTCGCGCGCAATGCGCTCGATGGCAAGTGGGGACGCATGGCGCCCGGCCAGCGCACCAAACTGCTGTTTCGCGCCGCGCAGCTCCTCGATGAGCGCGCCGCCGAACTGGCCGAGATCGAAAGCCGCAACAACGGCAAAGTCGTAGCCCATGTGATGGGCGAAATCAAGCAGGCGGTGGAGGATCTGGAGTTCTTTGCCGGCGCGGTGACCAAGGTCAGCGGCTCGGTTCCTCCCCTGCACGGCGCGTTCTTCGGCTATACGGTCAAAGAGCCGGTCGGCGTGGTTGGCGCCATCACGCCGTGGAACTACCCGCTGATGCTCGAAGTGTGGAAGCTTGCCCCCGCCCTCGCTGCCGGTTGCACGGTGGTGCTCAAGCCTTCCGAACTCACACCCATCACGGCCAATCTGCTGGCGGAGATTCTGCTTGAAGCGGGAATCCCCGAGGGCGTGGTAAATGTGGTGCACGGTCTCGGCGCGGAAGCCGGCGCGGCGCTGGTATCCCACCCGGATGTGGACAAGATCACCTTCACCGGCGGCACCGTGACGGGCCGGGCGATCATGCGCGAGGCCGCGGCCACCATGAAACGGCTCACGCTGGAACTGGGCGGCAAATCTCCCGCCATCGTGTGTGAAGACGCCGTGTTCGAAGATGCGCTCTACGGCTCGCTCTTTTCCATCTTCTATTCGGCGGGGCAATCCTGCGAAGCCCGCAGCCGCATTTACGTCCACGAATCCATCTACGACAAGTTCGTGGACCGCTTCGTGTCCGCGGCGCAGGCGCTGAAGGTCGGCGATCCGATGGACAAGGCCACGCACATCGGCGCGCTGGTGTCTCCCGAACGCATGGCCTTGATGGATTCCTTTGTGGAAGCGGCCAGGCGCGACGGCGGCAGGATTCTGACCGGCGGACACCGCCTTACCGAAGGCCCGCTGGCTCGTGGCAACTTTTATGCGCCGACCGTCATCGACAATTTGCCGGAGAGCAGCCGCTGCGTGCAGGAGGAGATCTTCGGCCCTATCGCCGTCATTTCCAAATGGACAAATGACGAGGAAGTCATCGGTATGGCCAACGGCGTTATCTACGGCCTCGCTGCCGCGGTGTGGACGCAAAACCTGAACCGCGCCCAGAAATTCGTTCGCGCCATCCGGTCGGGAATCGTGGCGGTAAACACCTTTGCCACGGCGTTGCCCGGTCTGCCTTTCGGCGGCTACAAGCAATCCGGTTTCGGCAGAGAACTGTCTCTGGAAACCATGGAAGCCTATCTGGAAACCAAGACCGTGTTGATCGGAGCCAGCGGCAAGCCGGTGAATCCGTTCGGTCTAAAAGCGTAA
- the ccoN gene encoding cytochrome-c oxidase, cbb3-type subunit I, with protein sequence MTSQGSPSLETFAYDDAITRKFTLAALVWGVVGMAAGIIVAAELAFYQLNGGIPWLTFGRMRPIHTNAIIFAFAMNAIFAAVYYSTQRLLKTRMASDLLSRIHFWGWQVIIVLAAVSLSLGLTSSKEYAELEWPIDILIAGVWVIFGINFFMTIARRRERHLYVALWFYIATIVTIALLHIVNNLEIPVNWIKSYSLYAGVQDAVTQWWYGHNAVGFVLTTPFIGMMYYFLPKAAGRPVYSYRLSVVHFWALVFVYIWAGPHHLHYTSLPDWAQTLGMVFSLVLWIPSWGGMLNGLLTLRGAWDKVREDPILKFMAVAVTFYGMSTFEGPMMAIKSVNSLTHYTDYTIAHVHAGTLGWVGFMVFGVFYYMIPRLWRRPLFSQKMANTHFWIATIGILLYIIPIWTAGIMQGLMWRGFDADGMLLYPNFIETTQKILPFYHLRLLGGLLYLSGFFVMLYNLRKTCAGATDLSDERAQAPSLAVQAAPQLGPRTSWHHLLTGQPLAFTMFALIVATIGGVVEIAPMLMPKSYVPLYASAAVPYTPLELEGRDIYIRDGCNNCHSQQIRPMRDEVLRYGDYSKPGESEFDHPFLWGSRRIGPDLARVGGKYPDNWHYLHFQNPRATTPGSIMPAYPWFFKNKLNTESTVDKLNVMRRLGVPYTDDDVKNALPDLHNQAAQIGARLAAEGYTGMEDKELVALIAYLQRLGKVPPPHFVAERP encoded by the coding sequence ATGACATCACAAGGCTCCCCCTCTCTCGAAACCTTTGCTTATGATGACGCCATCACCCGCAAGTTCACCCTTGCCGCCCTCGTGTGGGGCGTGGTGGGCATGGCAGCGGGCATCATTGTCGCCGCCGAACTGGCTTTCTATCAACTGAACGGCGGCATTCCGTGGCTCACCTTTGGCCGCATGCGCCCGATTCACACCAATGCGATCATCTTCGCGTTCGCCATGAATGCGATCTTCGCCGCGGTGTACTATTCGACGCAGCGGCTCCTGAAGACGCGCATGGCGTCAGATCTTCTTTCCCGCATCCATTTCTGGGGATGGCAGGTCATCATCGTGCTCGCGGCGGTATCGCTCTCGTTGGGACTCACCAGTTCCAAGGAATACGCCGAACTCGAGTGGCCGATTGATATCCTGATTGCCGGCGTGTGGGTCATTTTCGGCATCAATTTCTTTATGACCATAGCGAGGCGGCGGGAACGGCATCTGTACGTCGCACTCTGGTTCTACATCGCCACCATTGTCACCATTGCCCTGCTGCACATCGTCAATAATTTGGAAATTCCGGTCAACTGGATCAAAAGTTATTCGTTGTACGCGGGAGTGCAGGATGCGGTTACACAGTGGTGGTATGGCCACAATGCGGTGGGATTCGTGCTTACCACGCCGTTCATCGGTATGATGTATTACTTCCTGCCCAAAGCGGCGGGGCGTCCGGTGTACAGCTACCGTTTGTCCGTCGTGCACTTCTGGGCGCTGGTATTTGTTTACATCTGGGCCGGCCCGCACCACCTGCATTACACGTCGCTGCCCGACTGGGCGCAGACGCTGGGCATGGTCTTCAGCCTTGTGCTCTGGATTCCTTCCTGGGGCGGCATGCTGAACGGTCTTCTGACTCTGCGCGGCGCATGGGATAAGGTGCGCGAAGATCCGATTTTGAAGTTCATGGCCGTGGCGGTCACCTTTTACGGCATGTCGACCTTCGAAGGTCCGATGATGGCCATCAAGTCGGTGAACTCCCTGACCCACTACACCGACTACACCATCGCTCATGTGCATGCCGGCACGCTCGGCTGGGTGGGCTTCATGGTCTTCGGCGTCTTCTATTACATGATTCCCCGCCTCTGGCGCCGGCCGCTGTTCTCGCAGAAAATGGCCAACACTCATTTCTGGATCGCCACCATCGGCATCCTGCTCTACATTATTCCCATCTGGACGGCGGGTATTATGCAGGGGCTTATGTGGCGCGGTTTCGACGCCGATGGCATGCTGCTCTATCCCAACTTTATCGAGACCACGCAGAAAATTCTGCCCTTTTATCATCTGCGGTTGCTGGGCGGTCTGCTTTATCTTTCCGGCTTCTTTGTGATGCTCTACAACCTGCGCAAGACCTGCGCCGGAGCCACAGACCTCTCGGATGAGCGCGCGCAGGCGCCGTCGCTGGCCGTGCAGGCCGCGCCGCAACTGGGTCCGCGCACGAGCTGGCATCATTTGCTGACCGGACAGCCCCTTGCCTTTACCATGTTTGCGCTGATTGTCGCGACCATCGGCGGTGTGGTGGAAATCGCGCCCATGCTCATGCCCAAGAGCTATGTGCCCTTGTATGCGTCCGCTGCGGTGCCGTATACCCCGCTGGAACTGGAAGGCCGCGACATCTATATCCGCGACGGCTGCAATAATTGCCATTCGCAACAGATTCGTCCCATGCGCGACGAAGTGCTGCGCTACGGTGACTATTCCAAGCCGGGAGAGTCGGAATTCGACCATCCCTTCCTGTGGGGTTCGCGCCGCATCGGACCGGACCTTGCGCGCGTCGGCGGCAAATATCCCGACAACTGGCACTACCTGCACTTCCAGAATCCCCGCGCCACAACGCCCGGTTCCATTATGCCGGCCTACCCGTGGTTCTTCAAGAACAAGCTGAACACGGAAAGCACCGTCGACAAGCTGAATGTCATGCGCCGCCTCGGCGTACCCTATACGGATGACGACGTGAAGAACGCCTTGCCGGACCTGCACAATCAGGCCGCACAGATCGGCGCGAGACTTGCTGCCGAAGGCTACACCGGCATGGAAGACAAGGAGCTGGTGGCGCTGATTGCGTACCTGCAACGGCTGGGCAAGGTGCCGCCGCCGCATTTCGTCGCGGAGCGCCCATGA
- a CDS encoding enoyl-CoA hydratase-related protein: MSDPQFLRIERAESVVTIFLNRPKQLNALSLALMDELVAVLNELEADDAVRAVVLTGNERAFAAGADIGDMAEATPVTMLQRDQFAKWDRIRRFKKPLIAAVSGFALGGGCELAMLCDMIIASESAQFAQPEIKIGVMPGAGGTQRLTRAVGKVRAMEMVLTGRPISAKEALAAGLVNRVVPIEVYLSEAQKLAREIAAMPPVAVRLAKESVLKCFDSFLQDGLEFERKNFYLLFSTEDQKEGMAAFLEKRAAEYKGR, encoded by the coding sequence ATGAGTGACCCGCAATTCCTGCGTATCGAGCGCGCCGAATCCGTCGTAACAATCTTTCTCAACCGTCCCAAGCAGCTCAATGCGCTGAGTCTGGCGCTGATGGATGAGCTGGTGGCCGTGCTTAATGAGCTTGAAGCGGACGATGCGGTGCGCGCGGTGGTGCTGACAGGCAACGAGCGGGCCTTTGCCGCGGGTGCGGACATCGGCGACATGGCCGAAGCGACGCCTGTCACTATGCTGCAGCGCGACCAGTTTGCCAAATGGGACCGCATCCGCCGTTTCAAAAAGCCGCTGATTGCCGCCGTGTCGGGATTCGCGCTGGGGGGCGGCTGTGAGCTGGCCATGCTCTGTGACATGATTATCGCCTCCGAGAGCGCACAGTTCGCCCAACCGGAAATCAAGATTGGCGTGATGCCCGGCGCCGGAGGAACCCAGCGGCTGACGCGTGCCGTCGGCAAAGTCCGCGCAATGGAAATGGTGCTGACGGGTCGCCCGATTTCGGCAAAGGAGGCGCTGGCCGCCGGACTGGTCAATCGTGTGGTACCCATCGAGGTCTACCTTTCCGAAGCGCAGAAGCTGGCGCGGGAGATTGCGGCCATGCCACCTGTAGCGGTAAGGCTCGCCAAGGAATCGGTGCTCAAATGTTTTGATTCCTTCCTGCAGGACGGCCTCGAGTTCGAGCGCAAGAATTTCTATCTGCTCTTTTCCACCGAGGACCAGAAGGAAGGCATGGCGGCATTCTTGGAGAAGCGCGCGGCAGAGTACAAGGGACGGTAG
- a CDS encoding GNAT family protein, whose amino-acid sequence MSGDRIEGKRLRLRPARREDIPVLYEWYRDPKLMSLYDGIAFSAESLDTFRDQYGFWLDNDVDFGLAGSFIMELLETGRAIGECSWMMVDRTGPDSPGIYQIGGLIGPPELRGKGLGTEALRLLRDFLFAEQDAHRLEALTVAFNTGAMKTLHHNGFVREGVLREAVMVDGQWRDRVIFSLLRREWESGAAPQTDFPAD is encoded by the coding sequence ATGAGTGGTGATCGCATCGAAGGCAAACGGTTGCGCCTGCGTCCGGCGAGACGCGAGGATATTCCCGTCCTTTATGAATGGTACCGCGATCCCAAACTGATGTCGCTCTATGACGGCATCGCTTTCTCCGCCGAAAGCCTCGACACGTTCCGCGATCAATACGGCTTCTGGCTGGACAACGACGTGGACTTCGGTCTCGCCGGATCTTTCATCATGGAATTGCTCGAGACGGGCCGCGCTATCGGCGAATGCTCGTGGATGATGGTGGACCGCACCGGACCGGACAGCCCCGGCATCTATCAAATCGGTGGTTTGATTGGTCCGCCCGAACTGCGCGGCAAGGGCCTCGGCACCGAAGCGCTGCGGCTGCTGCGCGATTTTCTGTTTGCCGAACAGGACGCGCACCGCCTTGAAGCGCTGACCGTGGCCTTCAACACCGGCGCGATGAAGACGCTGCATCACAACGGCTTTGTGCGCGAAGGCGTGCTGCGGGAGGCCGTGATGGTGGACGGTCAGTGGCGCGACCGCGTCATCTTTTCCCTGCTCCGGCGGGAATGGGAGAGCGGCGCGGCTCCTCAGACCGATTTCCCGGCCGATTAA
- the ccoS gene encoding cbb3-type cytochrome oxidase assembly protein CcoS, with protein MNIIYLLLPLALGLALVFVLFYLWAARHDQFDDLESPARRILFDDTPPPQKSTKK; from the coding sequence ATGAATATCATCTACCTGCTTCTGCCTCTCGCCCTCGGACTCGCCCTCGTCTTTGTTCTCTTTTACCTCTGGGCAGCCCGCCACGACCAATTCGACGACCTCGAATCGCCGGCCCGCCGTATCCTGTTCGACGATACTCCTCCACCGCAAAAATCTACAAAAAAATAA
- a CDS encoding Rieske 2Fe-2S domain-containing protein produces MSDVPFRKVCRVEDVPDGRGITVQLDNSELAIFRDKEKLWCTEGRCPHAFELMSKAVLENGTVECLAHHYCYELTSGKAIKPIPGAAFLKLYPLKVEDGDVLVAFEGGDDEW; encoded by the coding sequence ATGAGCGATGTGCCGTTCCGCAAAGTCTGCCGTGTCGAGGATGTCCCCGATGGCCGGGGAATCACCGTGCAGCTCGATAATAGTGAGCTGGCAATCTTCCGCGACAAGGAGAAACTCTGGTGCACCGAAGGCCGCTGCCCGCACGCCTTCGAACTGATGAGCAAGGCGGTGCTCGAAAACGGCACGGTGGAATGCCTTGCGCACCACTATTGCTATGAACTGACGTCAGGCAAGGCCATCAAACCTATACCCGGCGCGGCATTTCTGAAGCTCTACCCGCTGAAAGTGGAAGACGGCGACGTGCTGGTTGCCTTCGAAGGAGGCGACGATGAGTGGTGA
- a CDS encoding Phenylacetic acid catabolic protein: MTDQEKDQRIVEKVSRGDTVNSPDEMSEGYKQSLSHLMLMQADSELAGAFGYVPWIMKAISTKEMLTVSAITHDEVRHARVMYQLLEELGVDVESRVKQFDYTLRVGDEIELGTTRPATDQRVNIFYYPIPTWYDFIMFNVLQDRGAGHQLQDATESSYGPWRAVMEGIMKEEEMHIAHGDYWLKRLGRDPKHKEATQEALDRWFPRVMNVFGRPNSPRNATYRKYGLKKRDNHEVRMTFAKEVFGVVDEAGLKHPVWDAPADWEKLPADGVVAG, translated from the coding sequence ATGACGGACCAGGAAAAGGATCAGCGAATAGTCGAAAAGGTCTCGCGCGGGGACACGGTCAACAGCCCCGACGAGATGAGTGAAGGCTATAAGCAGAGTCTATCGCATTTGATGCTCATGCAGGCGGATTCGGAATTGGCGGGGGCGTTCGGTTACGTGCCGTGGATCATGAAAGCGATCTCCACCAAGGAGATGCTGACCGTCTCGGCCATCACCCACGATGAAGTGCGGCACGCGCGGGTCATGTATCAACTGCTCGAAGAACTGGGCGTGGACGTCGAATCACGCGTCAAGCAGTTCGATTACACGCTGCGGGTCGGCGACGAGATCGAACTGGGCACGACCCGTCCGGCCACCGATCAGCGCGTGAATATCTTCTATTATCCGATTCCCACGTGGTACGATTTCATCATGTTCAACGTGCTGCAGGATCGTGGCGCGGGACACCAGTTGCAGGATGCGACGGAGAGTTCCTACGGGCCGTGGCGCGCAGTGATGGAAGGCATCATGAAGGAAGAAGAGATGCACATCGCGCACGGCGACTACTGGCTGAAGCGGCTGGGACGCGACCCTAAACACAAGGAAGCGACGCAGGAAGCGCTCGACCGCTGGTTCCCCCGCGTGATGAACGTCTTCGGCAGACCTAACAGTCCGCGCAATGCGACCTATCGCAAGTATGGCCTGAAGAAACGCGACAATCATGAAGTGCGCATGACGTTTGCCAAGGAAGTATTCGGCGTGGTCGACGAAGCCGGACTGAAGCATCCGGTGTGGGACGCTCCCGCGGATTGGGAAAAATTGCCGGCCGATGGCGTGGTGGCGGGGTAA
- a CDS encoding NAD(P)H-binding protein, with protein MYAIIGATGNTGRVIVEELLSHGQKVRAIARNADHLKALSAKGAEAFVGSVDDDEAMTRAFTGATAVYAMIPPNYAAPGGFRAYQNEAANVIATAIERTGVKYVVVLSSIGAEHAEHTGPVKGLHDFEQRLSKLSGVNVLFLRPTFFMENTLANIGLIKQMGINGGAVKADLPIAMIAARDVGMYAAKRLLALDFSGKTVQDLLGPREITWTEATRIIGDAIGKPELRYVQFPYDDAVNGMVSMGLPRQIAELFIELSRAANDGLIVPSKPRSPESTTPTPFEQFVEEEFAPAIMRP; from the coding sequence ATGTATGCCATTATTGGGGCCACCGGCAATACCGGACGCGTCATTGTGGAGGAGTTGCTTTCTCATGGGCAGAAGGTGCGAGCCATTGCCCGCAATGCTGATCATCTCAAAGCACTGTCCGCCAAAGGGGCGGAGGCATTTGTCGGGTCGGTAGATGACGATGAGGCCATGACTCGCGCCTTCACCGGCGCGACGGCGGTGTATGCGATGATTCCGCCAAACTACGCCGCGCCGGGCGGATTTCGCGCCTACCAGAATGAAGCCGCCAATGTGATCGCCACGGCCATCGAGCGCACGGGGGTGAAGTATGTGGTGGTCCTGTCCAGCATCGGCGCGGAACACGCGGAGCACACCGGCCCGGTCAAGGGCCTGCACGATTTCGAGCAGCGCCTGAGTAAACTGTCCGGCGTGAACGTGCTCTTTTTGCGGCCGACGTTCTTCATGGAAAATACTCTGGCCAATATCGGTCTCATCAAGCAGATGGGCATCAACGGCGGGGCGGTCAAGGCGGACCTGCCGATTGCCATGATTGCCGCGCGCGACGTCGGCATGTACGCCGCCAAGCGTCTGCTGGCCCTCGACTTCTCCGGCAAGACCGTACAGGACCTGCTGGGTCCGCGCGAGATTACCTGGACCGAAGCGACGCGGATCATCGGCGACGCCATTGGCAAGCCGGAACTGCGTTACGTGCAGTTTCCTTATGACGACGCGGTGAATGGCATGGTCTCGATGGGACTGCCCCGGCAGATCGCTGAACTGTTCATCGAACTCAGCCGCGCGGCCAATGATGGACTGATTGTGCCTTCGAAGCCGCGCTCTCCCGAGAGCACGACGCCCACGCCGTTCGAACAGTTTGTTGAAGAAGAATTCGCGCCGGCAATCATGCGGCCCTAA
- a CDS encoding heavy metal translocating P-type ATPase, which translates to MSVIASSVSDGFTAVRVSCAHCGLPVPAARRSVSRDEQFCCTGCEAVWQILHECDLTEYYRLRDAYGEDSPRAAHISGKSFDYLDDPHFLARFASPRDKGGVRVEFYLEGVHCIACSWLVEKILLEREGARFARLDQGKATLEVIFDPLTVKLSRLATALDRIGYTPHAIAEDDLSSARKKETRRLLARMGIAGASAMNIMLLAISQYGGDYTGMDAGISALFRWVSFGLALPAVLYSAFPYYRGAWSGLRRRMLHMDLPISLGIVSAFLVSAVATFQNRGEVYYDSVCMLIFLLLAGRLLLQRAGRWASDAGERLLALTPRTVHVLTENGLQDTLLAEVGPGASLRILPGEIVPVDGTVQSASGWTRESHLTGEAAPVKHVQGELVYAGSVVEQSPLDICATAVGETTRLSRLAAMMQDAAQRRAPILSLMDRIAGYFVAGVLILAGLTALVWAFKDPSKILWNTAAMLVVACPCALGLATPVALAVAMGRAARRGIFIKGHDGVERLASVDHVILDKTGTLTEGRLSVVDARFAGGSTEAGILKAVAALEKLSGHAIATAFQEIETSDSRVEACHVHPGAGVEGDVDGVRYAVGSETFVRRHVPAIPAALSAFAAECAARALSVVWVARGSEVVAVLGLGDRIHSDARAAVERARSLNLELEILSGDQPQSVAHVAAELHISQCAGHVSPEQKLEHVENLLRQGHRVAMVGDGVNDAAALSRATVGISAAGSAEVARDAADVFISAHRGPAAIADALSLSRRAMSVIRLNLAIAVAYNLFGAALAITGHVGPLVAAILMPISSLTVLLIASRA; encoded by the coding sequence ATGTCTGTTATCGCTTCATCAGTGTCCGACGGCTTCACCGCGGTGCGCGTTTCCTGCGCGCACTGCGGCTTGCCCGTGCCCGCCGCTCGGCGGTCTGTCAGCCGTGACGAGCAGTTTTGCTGCACGGGCTGCGAAGCCGTGTGGCAAATTTTGCATGAGTGCGACCTGACCGAGTATTACCGGCTGCGTGACGCTTATGGCGAAGACTCTCCCCGCGCCGCACACATCAGCGGCAAATCCTTTGACTATCTGGACGATCCGCACTTCCTCGCCCGCTTCGCCTCGCCGCGCGACAAGGGCGGTGTCCGCGTGGAATTTTATCTTGAAGGCGTGCATTGCATCGCCTGCAGTTGGCTGGTGGAGAAAATTCTGCTGGAACGCGAAGGCGCGCGTTTTGCACGGCTGGATCAGGGCAAGGCCACGCTTGAAGTGATCTTCGACCCGCTGACGGTCAAACTCAGCCGTCTGGCCACGGCGCTGGACCGCATAGGCTATACGCCGCACGCCATTGCCGAGGATGATCTCTCCTCCGCGCGCAAAAAAGAAACGCGCCGTCTGCTGGCCCGCATGGGTATTGCCGGAGCCTCGGCGATGAACATCATGCTGCTGGCCATTTCCCAGTACGGCGGCGACTACACGGGTATGGACGCCGGAATCTCCGCGCTCTTCCGCTGGGTAAGTTTCGGCCTGGCGCTCCCTGCCGTGCTCTATTCAGCCTTCCCCTACTATCGCGGGGCGTGGAGCGGACTGCGGCGGCGAATGCTGCACATGGACCTGCCCATCAGTCTCGGCATTGTTTCCGCGTTTCTGGTCAGTGCTGTGGCAACATTTCAAAATCGCGGTGAAGTTTATTATGACAGCGTCTGCATGCTCATCTTCCTGCTGCTGGCAGGGCGGTTGCTTTTGCAGCGCGCAGGCCGCTGGGCCTCCGATGCCGGGGAGCGGTTGCTGGCGTTGACGCCACGCACGGTGCACGTGCTGACAGAAAATGGACTGCAAGACACGCTGCTGGCCGAGGTCGGCCCCGGTGCATCGCTCCGCATTCTTCCCGGCGAAATCGTGCCGGTGGACGGCACGGTGCAGAGCGCAAGCGGCTGGACGCGGGAGTCTCACCTGACGGGAGAAGCCGCGCCGGTAAAACATGTTCAGGGTGAGCTGGTGTATGCCGGTTCAGTGGTTGAGCAGTCGCCGCTGGATATCTGCGCAACTGCCGTAGGCGAGACCACGCGGCTTTCACGGCTGGCCGCCATGATGCAGGATGCCGCACAGCGCCGCGCACCGATCCTCTCCCTGATGGATCGTATCGCCGGCTATTTCGTTGCGGGCGTGCTCATCCTCGCGGGCTTGACGGCGCTGGTATGGGCGTTCAAAGACCCATCCAAAATTCTTTGGAACACCGCCGCGATGCTGGTGGTGGCCTGCCCCTGCGCGCTCGGGTTGGCGACGCCTGTCGCGCTGGCCGTAGCTATGGGCCGCGCGGCGCGTCGGGGAATCTTCATTAAAGGCCATGACGGCGTGGAGCGTCTCGCTTCGGTCGATCATGTGATTCTTGACAAGACCGGGACACTGACCGAAGGCAGACTTTCCGTTGTTGACGCGCGTTTTGCCGGCGGCAGCACGGAAGCCGGGATTCTGAAAGCGGTCGCTGCGCTGGAAAAGCTCTCGGGCCATGCTATCGCCACGGCCTTTCAGGAAATCGAAACCTCCGACAGCCGCGTGGAGGCCTGCCATGTGCATCCCGGCGCGGGGGTAGAGGGGGATGTGGATGGCGTCCGTTACGCCGTCGGCTCCGAAACCTTTGTGCGCCGTCATGTGCCGGCAATTCCCGCCGCGCTGTCCGCCTTTGCCGCCGAATGTGCTGCCCGTGCCTTAAGCGTGGTCTGGGTCGCCCGGGGAAGCGAAGTTGTTGCCGTGCTCGGTTTGGGAGACCGCATCCACAGCGACGCCCGCGCTGCCGTCGAACGTGCCCGTTCTCTGAACCTTGAGCTGGAAATTCTCTCCGGAGATCAACCGCAATCGGTGGCACATGTCGCCGCGGAGTTGCATATTAGCCAGTGTGCCGGGCACGTTTCACCGGAACAGAAGCTGGAGCATGTGGAGAACCTGCTGCGACAGGGGCACCGCGTGGCGATGGTGGGGGATGGGGTCAATGACGCCGCCGCCCTCAGCCGCGCCACGGTGGGCATTTCCGCTGCGGGCTCTGCCGAAGTCGCGCGCGATGCGGCTGATGTGTTTATCTCCGCACACCGTGGACCGGCGGCCATTGCCGACGCCTTGAGCCTCTCACGCCGCGCCATGAGCGTCATCCGCCTCAATCTGGCGATTGCCGTCGCCTACAATCTTTTCGGCGCTGCGCTGGCGATCACCGGCCATGTCGGCCCGCTGGTTGCCGCGATCCTGATGCCGATTTCCTCGCTGACCGTCCTCTTAATTGCGAGCCGGGCCTGA